Proteins encoded within one genomic window of Nonomuraea gerenzanensis:
- a CDS encoding coiled-coil domain-containing protein yields the protein MENVVGDRVLIAVQAVNISRLSTHPVPTVPGTLIVVAGAGPKDSNGAGKSSFIASITALLGDEQWRFASGAKAVSELLFNAELASGAGARQWASADHGYIVGVFGPPGMNGFEPAPHADGHVLGEGQVSGAAVDGSGGGQRGSAVASDAGLAPAGGGDGGELVLGEADGGELFEVPDTSGGALTVWLKVNQEAPHLEIRWREGVHLAASLSEAERVARADEIWASLPKSAGRRDVVARDLTKVLYGDKVRCVSFLSTSVRSKVATNLLSQPLNEISPERVFEAIAALTGLDAELEQEREARRDEHAKRVRAAQAGERLAEFEAESKALLTTFDRRDQARIRLADALRCWRGRQARKLADAAAKDEALAADLERHRAAGEAAAEAIAMVKAEIATLREDTLDRQVSQARKELSALQARAAKLDADRAVAENSADELRGLIPALEESRRFADGRDVPTAERELGEVRLRLNEELKALGVADQEVASAQAALDDAEGGPAAAQLNALAAAGIGATGLLDALDVAEQARDAAHTPPTALPGSRSARDAGGAGAGGGAGADGGQALGEALKARYGKTAGAGATTGHERGLALGELRGWPNEHAVIVDAAQLDEAAAALAELPGSVLVSAAGVSVVGVFDGVATGREARIKAAEQRLNRAKDVQESAAQAVHDGEEAVAQAQRRLEGARAGVRLAEVEAKLGERRARLGELNTAIEELTPKVAEAERQAGSLDFRARTRDMEIERLEGRRHRHESERAQAREQEAKVGVERESLKLGALAADWGGTVETAREWLAALAEEERPRAAEEWWRVAERHLDQALRDTFPSDDETEIPEELRFLLSEREGSTAREQATFSAVCGALASYLRGQEEYERHQRRQIEAQIVSRQRDLAAAARGAEEAAQSTAVHRAALTAAIKARLTRVAEEFDKLDTSYGGYGATLEFPVPPAPADPEQRWQWRVTPKWRRGEGQGFVPYNRRANTALMDEKAVKLVCAAAIASSGGGHLCLVLDELGRNLGKEHRREAVALFRRIGETYGITVIGALQDDMEPYAIDACGQYIKLRRSSDAMPYNEPPVIVGHDQHAERVRALAAYVDRGAPALA from the coding sequence GTGGAGAACGTCGTCGGGGACCGGGTGCTGATCGCCGTGCAGGCGGTCAACATCTCACGGCTCTCGACCCATCCCGTGCCCACCGTCCCCGGCACGCTCATCGTCGTGGCCGGCGCGGGCCCCAAGGACTCCAACGGGGCGGGCAAGTCCTCGTTCATCGCCTCCATCACCGCGCTGCTGGGTGACGAGCAGTGGCGCTTCGCCTCGGGCGCCAAGGCGGTGTCGGAGCTGCTGTTCAACGCCGAGCTGGCCAGCGGGGCCGGGGCTCGGCAGTGGGCCAGTGCCGATCACGGGTACATCGTGGGGGTCTTCGGGCCGCCCGGCATGAACGGCTTCGAACCGGCTCCGCACGCGGACGGCCATGTTCTCGGCGAGGGACAGGTCAGCGGTGCGGCGGTGGACGGCTCCGGTGGCGGCCAGAGGGGCAGCGCGGTGGCGAGCGACGCCGGGCTTGCACCGGCCGGAGGCGGTGACGGTGGGGAGCTCGTGCTCGGGGAGGCCGACGGCGGGGAGCTGTTCGAGGTGCCCGACACCTCGGGCGGGGCGCTCACCGTGTGGCTGAAGGTCAACCAGGAGGCGCCGCACCTGGAGATCCGGTGGCGGGAGGGCGTGCACCTGGCGGCGTCCCTGTCCGAGGCCGAGCGGGTGGCGCGGGCCGATGAGATCTGGGCGTCGCTGCCCAAGTCGGCCGGGCGCCGCGACGTCGTGGCGCGCGACCTGACCAAGGTGCTCTACGGCGACAAGGTCAGGTGCGTGTCGTTCCTGTCCACGTCCGTACGCAGCAAGGTCGCCACCAACCTGCTCTCCCAGCCGCTCAACGAGATCTCCCCCGAGCGCGTCTTCGAGGCCATCGCCGCGCTCACCGGCCTGGACGCCGAGCTGGAGCAGGAGCGCGAGGCTCGGCGGGATGAGCACGCCAAGCGTGTACGGGCGGCGCAGGCGGGCGAGCGGCTGGCCGAGTTCGAGGCGGAGTCGAAGGCGCTGCTGACCACGTTCGACCGGCGGGACCAGGCACGGATCCGGCTGGCCGACGCGCTGCGGTGCTGGCGCGGGCGGCAGGCGCGCAAGCTCGCCGACGCCGCGGCCAAGGACGAGGCGCTGGCCGCCGACCTGGAGCGGCACCGGGCGGCGGGCGAGGCGGCGGCCGAGGCGATCGCCATGGTCAAGGCGGAGATCGCCACCCTGCGCGAGGACACCCTCGACCGGCAGGTCTCGCAGGCCCGCAAGGAGTTGTCGGCGCTGCAGGCGCGGGCGGCCAAGCTCGACGCCGACCGCGCCGTGGCGGAGAACTCCGCCGACGAGCTGCGCGGGTTGATCCCGGCGCTGGAGGAGTCCAGGCGGTTCGCCGACGGACGGGACGTGCCCACGGCCGAGCGCGAGCTGGGCGAGGTGCGGCTGCGGCTCAACGAGGAGCTCAAGGCTCTGGGCGTGGCCGACCAGGAGGTGGCCTCGGCGCAGGCGGCGCTGGACGACGCCGAGGGTGGTCCGGCGGCGGCCCAGCTCAACGCGCTGGCGGCGGCGGGGATCGGGGCGACCGGGCTGCTGGATGCGTTGGACGTGGCCGAGCAGGCCCGCGACGCGGCACACACACCCCCGACCGCCCTGCCCGGTTCCCGCTCAGCACGAGACGCTGGTGGTGCCGGCGCGGGTGGTGGTGCTGGGGCTGACGGCGGGCAGGCGCTGGGTGAGGCGCTCAAGGCGCGCTACGGGAAGACGGCTGGCGCGGGGGCCACGACGGGGCATGAGCGCGGGCTGGCGCTCGGGGAGCTGCGCGGGTGGCCGAACGAGCATGCCGTGATCGTGGACGCCGCGCAGCTCGACGAGGCCGCCGCCGCGTTGGCGGAGCTGCCCGGGTCCGTGCTGGTGAGCGCGGCCGGGGTGAGCGTCGTGGGGGTGTTCGACGGGGTGGCGACCGGGCGTGAGGCCCGGATCAAGGCCGCCGAGCAGCGGCTCAACCGGGCCAAGGACGTGCAGGAGAGCGCGGCGCAGGCCGTACACGATGGGGAGGAAGCCGTCGCGCAGGCGCAGCGGAGGCTGGAAGGCGCCAGGGCGGGGGTGCGGCTGGCGGAGGTGGAGGCCAAGCTCGGTGAGCGGCGGGCCAGGCTGGGTGAGCTGAACACGGCCATCGAGGAGCTGACGCCCAAGGTCGCCGAGGCGGAGCGGCAGGCTGGCTCGCTGGACTTCCGGGCGCGCACCAGGGACATGGAGATCGAGCGGCTGGAGGGGCGCCGGCACCGGCACGAGTCCGAGCGGGCGCAGGCCCGCGAGCAGGAGGCGAAGGTCGGCGTCGAGCGCGAGTCGCTCAAGCTCGGCGCGCTGGCCGCCGACTGGGGCGGCACGGTCGAGACGGCCCGCGAGTGGCTGGCGGCGCTGGCCGAGGAGGAGCGGCCCCGGGCCGCCGAGGAGTGGTGGCGCGTCGCCGAGCGCCACCTCGACCAGGCGTTGCGCGACACGTTCCCCTCGGATGACGAGACGGAGATCCCGGAGGAGCTGCGGTTCCTGCTGAGCGAGCGGGAGGGCAGCACGGCGCGCGAGCAGGCGACGTTCTCGGCGGTGTGCGGGGCGCTGGCGTCGTATTTGCGGGGGCAGGAGGAGTACGAGCGGCACCAGCGGCGGCAGATCGAGGCGCAGATCGTCTCGCGCCAGCGGGACCTGGCGGCGGCGGCCAGGGGCGCGGAGGAGGCGGCGCAGTCCACCGCCGTGCACCGGGCGGCGCTGACGGCGGCGATCAAGGCGCGGCTGACGCGGGTGGCGGAGGAGTTCGACAAGCTCGACACCTCCTACGGCGGTTACGGGGCGACTCTGGAGTTCCCCGTGCCGCCCGCGCCCGCCGACCCGGAGCAGCGCTGGCAGTGGCGGGTGACGCCGAAGTGGCGGCGCGGCGAGGGGCAGGGGTTCGTGCCGTACAACCGGCGGGCCAACACGGCGCTGATGGACGAGAAGGCCGTCAAGCTGGTGTGTGCGGCGGCCATCGCGTCGTCCGGCGGTGGGCATCTGTGCCTGGTGCTCGACGAGCTGGGGCGCAACCTGGGCAAGGAGCATCGGCGGGAGGCGGTGGCGCTGTTCAGGAGGATCGGGGAGACGTACGGGATCACGGTGATCGGGGCGTTGCAGGACGACATGGAGCCGTACGCGATCGATGCCTGCGGGCAGTACATCAAGCTGCGGCGGTCGTCGGACGCGATGCCGTACAACGAGCCGCCGGTGATCGTGGGGCATGACCAGCATGCCGAACGGGTGCGGGCGCTGGCGGCGTACGTGGATCGGGGAGCGCCCGCGCTCGCGTGA
- a CDS encoding citrate synthase produces the protein MEWIDAATAAERLGVKPATLYAYVSRGVLRRRHGEDGRRSLFSAEEIERLARRGRPRSQPPELVIESGVTALGVDRPYYRGIDVLTLAGTAPFETVAEWLWTGDPAVWRPHADRSRKPGPAAHADRSGEADAAAHADRSGAARRAGRAGEPWRCEPDEALQAAITAQHALPDDLLPLDRLQVITTVLGASDTLRHHLDPASVAATGRRLIAGLVDALPPLTDPRGDSIAERLWCRLCPHPATPPLLTAMEAALVLLADHELAASTLAARVAASAKADPYAVVLTGLGVLGGPLHGGASYGAERLLAEIAEPRHAPRVIAERVRRGERIPGFGHSVYKNGDGRGAALLGLVKQAAPEHGRIAAGEAVLAEMRRRRLPDRNIDFALATLSAVSGMVPGAGEAIFAVARVVGWLAHAMEEYERGSLLRLRASYTGPPIK, from the coding sequence GTGGAGTGGATCGACGCGGCCACGGCGGCGGAACGGCTGGGCGTCAAGCCCGCCACGCTGTACGCGTACGTGAGCCGGGGGGTGCTGCGGCGGCGGCACGGTGAGGACGGGCGGCGCAGCCTCTTCTCGGCCGAGGAGATCGAACGCCTCGCCCGCCGCGGCCGGCCCCGCAGCCAGCCGCCGGAGCTGGTGATCGAGTCGGGGGTGACCGCCTTGGGGGTCGATCGGCCGTACTACCGGGGGATCGACGTCCTGACCCTGGCGGGGACGGCCCCCTTCGAGACGGTCGCCGAGTGGCTCTGGACCGGCGACCCAGCCGTCTGGCGCCCGCACGCCGATCGCAGCCGCAAGCCTGGCCCGGCGGCGCACGCCGACCGCAGCGGCGAGGCGGATGCGGCGGCGCACGCCGACCGCAGCGGTGCGGCGAGGCGTGCCGGCCGGGCCGGTGAGCCCTGGCGGTGCGAGCCCGACGAAGCACTGCAAGCCGCCATCACCGCCCAGCACGCCCTACCGGACGACCTCCTCCCCCTGGACCGCCTCCAGGTGATCACCACAGTCCTCGGCGCCTCGGACACCCTCCGCCACCACCTCGACCCCGCCTCGGTAGCCGCCACCGGCCGCCGCCTGATCGCCGGCCTGGTGGACGCCCTACCCCCACTCACAGACCCCCGAGGCGACTCGATCGCCGAACGCCTGTGGTGCCGCCTGTGCCCACACCCCGCCACCCCACCCCTGCTCACAGCCATGGAAGCCGCACTGGTCCTGCTGGCCGACCACGAGCTGGCCGCCTCCACGCTGGCCGCCCGGGTCGCCGCCTCGGCCAAGGCGGACCCGTACGCGGTGGTCCTGACCGGCCTCGGCGTCCTGGGCGGCCCCCTGCACGGCGGGGCGTCGTACGGCGCGGAACGCCTGCTGGCCGAGATCGCCGAGCCCCGCCACGCCCCCCGCGTCATCGCCGAGCGGGTGCGGCGCGGCGAACGCATCCCCGGCTTCGGCCACAGCGTCTACAAGAACGGCGACGGCCGCGGCGCCGCCCTGCTCGGCCTGGTCAAGCAGGCCGCACCGGAGCACGGGCGGATCGCGGCGGGGGAGGCCGTGCTGGCGGAGATGCGGCGCCGCCGCCTGCCCGACCGCAACATCGACTTCGCGCTGGCCACCCTCTCCGCCGTCAGCGGCATGGTGCCGGGCGCCGGCGAGGCGATCTTCGCGGTGGCCAGGGTGGTGGGCTGGCTGGCCCACGCCATGGAGGAGTACGAACGCGGCTCCCTCCTCCGCCTCCGCGCCTCCTACACCGGCCCACCGATCAAGTGA
- a CDS encoding LeuA family protein: MPKVHFLDVTNRDGVQTARTGLSKFGKTMVNFYLAKLGVAQSEIGFPFLFHEVPYVRAQVALGEAGAFGELRLSGWCRGVPQDVEKAAPLGLKHYNLSISTSDYMIQNKFRGRLDRDAIIREMTAAVRVAKDAGALTVGVNAEDGSRTDDGFLLEFALAAKQAGADRVRYCDTIGGDTPDRIRERFAKLAAATAMPVETHCHNDLGMAVANSVSGALGDLDAGQDAWINTCVNGIGERSGNADLLSTILAFRHGFGLESAPIGDTLNLEWARRFALWASYALGQPLPYNQVGVGRNAFAHESGIHADGALKDHGNYELYDEATLGPFPEDWHARPGRVVLTGEYGGKAGFRHVMDGLGVEVADEEASFRLVQLCNAMTGRPLTDDELRLIAAYPRELSLMFPGYA, translated from the coding sequence ATGCCAAAGGTTCACTTCCTCGACGTCACCAACCGGGACGGCGTGCAGACCGCGCGCACCGGCCTGTCGAAGTTCGGCAAGACCATGGTCAACTTCTATCTGGCCAAGCTGGGCGTGGCGCAGTCCGAGATCGGGTTCCCGTTCCTGTTCCACGAGGTCCCCTACGTCCGGGCGCAGGTGGCGCTGGGGGAGGCGGGGGCGTTCGGGGAGCTGCGGCTGTCGGGGTGGTGCCGGGGGGTGCCGCAGGATGTGGAGAAGGCCGCGCCGCTCGGGCTGAAGCACTACAACCTGTCCATCTCGACGTCCGACTACATGATCCAGAACAAGTTCCGCGGGCGGCTGGACAGGGACGCGATCATCAGGGAGATGACGGCGGCGGTGCGCGTGGCCAAGGACGCGGGCGCGCTGACCGTCGGGGTGAACGCCGAGGACGGCTCGCGGACGGACGACGGGTTCCTGCTGGAGTTCGCGCTGGCGGCCAAGCAGGCGGGCGCCGACCGCGTACGCTACTGCGACACCATCGGCGGCGACACCCCCGACCGGATCAGGGAGCGCTTCGCCAAGCTGGCCGCCGCCACCGCCATGCCGGTCGAGACGCACTGCCACAACGACCTCGGCATGGCCGTGGCCAACTCGGTGTCGGGCGCGCTCGGGGACCTCGACGCCGGGCAGGACGCGTGGATCAACACCTGCGTGAACGGCATCGGCGAGCGCTCCGGCAACGCCGACCTGCTCTCGACGATCCTGGCCTTCCGGCACGGGTTCGGGCTGGAGTCGGCGCCGATCGGGGACACGCTGAACCTGGAGTGGGCCCGCCGGTTCGCGTTGTGGGCGAGTTACGCGCTGGGGCAGCCGCTGCCGTACAACCAGGTCGGGGTGGGGCGCAACGCGTTCGCGCACGAGTCGGGCATCCATGCCGACGGCGCGCTCAAGGACCACGGCAACTACGAGTTGTACGACGAGGCGACGCTGGGGCCGTTCCCCGAGGACTGGCACGCGCGGCCGGGGCGGGTGGTGCTGACCGGCGAGTACGGCGGCAAGGCCGGGTTCCGTCACGTGATGGACGGGCTCGGGGTGGAGGTGGCCGATGAGGAGGCGTCGTTCCGGCTGGTGCAGCTCTGCAACGCGATGACGGGCAGGCCGCTCACGGACGACGAGTTGCGGCTGATCGCGGCCTACCCGCGGGAGTTGTCACTGATGTTCCCCGGTTACGCCTGA
- a CDS encoding NAD(P)/FAD-dependent oxidoreductase, protein MRKHILIVGGGYVGMYTAMGLRRLVRSGEVAVTVVDPRGYMTYQPFLAEAVGGSIEPRHVAAPLGQVLKGMRVLTGRITRVDHDARSAEFQPVQGPARTIGYDILVMAAGSITRALPIPGLAEHAVGFKSIGEAVHLRNRVLAQLAVAASTDDEAVRRRALTFVVVGGGFSGVEALAEMQGLADEAVRYHDGIEPADLSWTLVEANDRILPELHEDLGRWTVAALRKRAVDVRLGTLLTSAAGGVAVLSDGTEIDAGTLVWAAGGRPSPLAADSGLPVDRTGRIVATEYLRVAGIDDAFAAGDGAAVPDLTRPGAFTAPNAQHAVRQAKLLGRNLVAYVRGRRLKPYRHAYLGSVAGLGHHQGVAQVYRIKLTGWLGWLAHRAYHLGWVPTARNKAAVLADWVLAGLFRRETVRLEAIEHADEDFRQAVAASKADEAARRAVQEAPATGARPGAPVVRVAEQAGADVRQTPAA, encoded by the coding sequence ATGAGGAAGCACATCCTGATCGTCGGTGGCGGATACGTGGGCATGTACACCGCGATGGGGCTGCGTAGGCTCGTCCGTTCAGGCGAGGTGGCCGTCACGGTGGTGGACCCGCGCGGCTACATGACCTACCAGCCGTTCCTCGCCGAGGCGGTCGGCGGCTCGATCGAGCCGCGGCACGTGGCCGCCCCGCTCGGGCAGGTGCTCAAGGGCATGCGGGTGCTGACCGGACGGATCACGCGGGTGGACCACGACGCGCGCAGCGCCGAGTTCCAGCCCGTCCAGGGCCCGGCCAGGACGATCGGGTACGACATCCTGGTCATGGCGGCCGGCTCGATCACCCGCGCGCTGCCCATCCCCGGCCTGGCCGAGCACGCGGTGGGCTTCAAGAGCATCGGGGAGGCCGTGCACCTGCGCAACCGCGTGCTGGCCCAGCTCGCCGTGGCCGCCTCGACCGACGACGAGGCGGTGCGGCGCAGGGCGCTGACGTTCGTGGTGGTCGGTGGCGGGTTCTCGGGCGTCGAGGCGCTGGCCGAGATGCAGGGGCTGGCCGACGAGGCCGTGCGCTACCACGACGGGATCGAGCCCGCCGACCTGAGCTGGACCCTGGTCGAGGCCAACGACCGCATCCTGCCCGAGCTGCACGAGGACCTCGGCCGATGGACCGTCGCCGCGCTGCGCAAGCGCGCCGTGGACGTGCGGCTCGGCACCCTGCTCACCTCGGCGGCCGGTGGCGTCGCGGTGCTCTCGGACGGGACCGAGATCGACGCCGGCACCCTGGTGTGGGCGGCGGGCGGGCGGCCGAGCCCCCTCGCGGCGGACAGCGGGCTGCCGGTGGACCGCACCGGGCGGATCGTCGCGACCGAGTACCTGCGGGTGGCGGGCATCGACGACGCGTTCGCGGCCGGTGACGGCGCCGCCGTGCCCGACCTGACCCGGCCGGGGGCGTTCACCGCGCCCAACGCCCAGCACGCGGTGCGGCAGGCCAAGCTGCTGGGGCGGAACCTGGTCGCGTACGTGCGGGGGCGGCGGCTCAAGCCGTACCGGCACGCCTACCTCGGCTCGGTCGCCGGGCTCGGCCACCACCAGGGGGTCGCGCAGGTGTATCGGATCAAGCTCACCGGGTGGCTCGGGTGGCTGGCGCACCGGGCCTACCACCTGGGCTGGGTGCCGACGGCGCGGAACAAGGCCGCGGTGCTGGCCGACTGGGTGCTGGCGGGGCTGTTCCGGAGGGAGACCGTGCGGCTGGAGGCGATCGAGCACGCGGATGAGGACTTCCGGCAGGCGGTGGCCGCGAGCAAGGCGGACGAGGCCGCCCGCCGGGCCGTCCAGGAGGCGCCGGCCACCGGAGCCCGGCCCGGTGCTCCCGTCGTGCGAGTCGCCGAGCAGGCCGGCGCGGACGTCCGTCAGACCCCGGCCGCGTGA
- a CDS encoding MFS transporter translates to MTTSPQTAAPSRTRVAAASLIGTAIEFYDFYIYGTAAALVLNTAFFPKMDSVAGTLASFSTFAVAFISRPLGSAVFGHWGDRVGRKSMLVVSLLVMGLSTVLIGLLPGYAAIGVLAPVLLVLLRFTQGIGLGGEWGGAALLATEHAPPGKRGLYAMFPQLGPSAGFIVANGLFLILGAVLSDGQFESWGWRLPFVASLLLVIVGLYVRLKISETPVFQAAMDQRRIAKVPFAGLMRHQWRRVLLGAGAMTIAYTLFYTATTYCLAYGTDTLEIPRTTMLALTMIGVVFMAAGTVVSALVSDRLGRRRTLIWGTVAAIAWGLVMFPLMETRSVFLVGLALAGALALMGLIFGPMGAYLPELFRTEYRYSGASVAYSLGGVLGGAVPPLVATSMQAGGLGVMAIGAYVSAMALLSLLCLLALPETGDRSL, encoded by the coding sequence ATGACGACATCCCCCCAGACCGCGGCCCCCAGCCGGACCCGGGTGGCGGCGGCCAGCCTCATCGGCACCGCGATCGAATTCTACGATTTCTACATTTACGGCACCGCCGCGGCCCTGGTGCTCAACACCGCGTTCTTCCCCAAGATGGACTCGGTGGCGGGCACGCTGGCGTCGTTCTCCACGTTCGCCGTGGCGTTCATCTCGCGGCCGCTCGGCTCGGCCGTGTTCGGGCACTGGGGCGACCGGGTCGGCCGCAAGTCCATGCTGGTCGTCTCGCTGCTGGTGATGGGGCTCTCGACCGTCCTGATCGGCCTGCTGCCCGGCTACGCCGCCATCGGCGTGCTCGCGCCCGTGCTGCTGGTGCTGCTGCGCTTCACGCAGGGCATCGGCCTCGGCGGCGAGTGGGGCGGCGCGGCGCTGCTGGCCACCGAGCACGCCCCGCCGGGCAAGCGCGGCCTGTACGCGATGTTCCCGCAGCTCGGCCCGTCGGCCGGGTTCATCGTCGCCAACGGGCTCTTCCTCATCCTGGGCGCGGTGCTGAGCGACGGGCAGTTCGAGAGCTGGGGCTGGCGGCTGCCGTTCGTGGCGAGCCTGCTGCTGGTGATCGTCGGCCTGTACGTGCGGCTGAAGATCTCCGAGACCCCGGTCTTCCAGGCGGCCATGGACCAGCGGCGCATCGCCAAGGTGCCGTTCGCCGGGCTCATGCGGCACCAGTGGCGGCGCGTGCTGCTCGGCGCCGGCGCGATGACCATCGCCTACACGCTCTTCTACACCGCCACCACCTACTGCCTGGCCTACGGCACCGACACCCTGGAGATCCCGCGGACCACGATGCTCGCGCTGACCATGATCGGCGTGGTGTTCATGGCGGCGGGGACGGTCGTCTCGGCCCTGGTGTCCGACCGGCTGGGCCGCCGCCGCACGCTGATCTGGGGCACGGTCGCCGCGATCGCGTGGGGGCTGGTGATGTTCCCGCTGATGGAGACCCGCTCGGTCTTCCTGGTCGGGCTGGCGCTGGCCGGCGCGCTCGCGCTGATGGGTCTCATCTTCGGGCCGATGGGGGCGTACCTGCCTGAGCTGTTCAGGACCGAGTACCGCTACAGCGGCGCGTCCGTCGCCTACAGCCTCGGCGGCGTGCTCGGCGGCGCCGTGCCGCCGCTCGTGGCCACCAGCATGCAGGCCGGTGGGCTGGGTGTGATGGCGATCGGCGCGTACGTCTCCGCGATGGCGCTGCTGAGCCTGCTGTGCCTGCTCGCCCTCCCGGAGACCGGCGACCGATCTTTGTAG
- a CDS encoding HAD family hydrolase encodes MAVDLVIFDCDGVLVDSEPISVRVGTAALRRLGWDIDEAQYAERFVGCTNEYWAEQVGQTPPGWREQVNADYAAAIAAELCTVEGIEAALDRLSIPFCVASNGRHRTIRRSLELTGLAHHFDGRVFSAEDVARGKPEPDLFLHAAATMGADPQRCVVVEDSPFGVTAAIRAGMRCLAFAGGLTPASRLTGLGATLFHDPATLPDVIAALD; translated from the coding sequence TTGGCTGTCGATCTGGTGATCTTCGACTGTGACGGGGTGCTCGTGGACAGCGAGCCGATCTCCGTGCGTGTGGGCACCGCCGCGCTGCGGCGCCTCGGCTGGGACATCGACGAGGCCCAGTACGCCGAGCGCTTCGTGGGCTGCACGAACGAGTACTGGGCCGAGCAGGTCGGCCAGACCCCGCCGGGCTGGCGCGAGCAGGTCAACGCCGACTACGCGGCGGCGATCGCGGCGGAGCTGTGCACGGTCGAGGGCATCGAGGCGGCGCTCGACCGCCTGTCCATCCCCTTCTGCGTCGCCTCCAACGGCCGGCACCGCACCATCCGCCGCAGCCTGGAGCTGACGGGGCTGGCCCACCACTTCGACGGGCGCGTGTTCAGCGCCGAGGACGTCGCCAGGGGCAAGCCGGAGCCCGACCTGTTCCTGCACGCCGCCGCCACGATGGGGGCCGACCCCCAGCGTTGCGTGGTGGTGGAGGACAGCCCGTTCGGGGTGACGGCGGCGATCCGCGCCGGCATGCGCTGCCTCGCCTTCGCCGGCGGCCTCACCCCCGCCTCCCGCCTGACCGGCCTGGGCGCGACGCTCTTCCACGACCCGGCCACGCTGCCCGACGTGATCGCCGCCCTCGACTGA
- a CDS encoding RibD family protein — MPSGTQRPYVVAHVAVSVDGATTGFQPDVTRFYQLAQTWKEDLTLTGADTVLAQEQALAGAEHPGPAPDGPLLAVVDGRGRVSQWEALRTSGHWCDVVALHCRDTPPRPPARPVREVVTGAGRVDLADALHLLVRDDGVGVVRVDSGGRLIGALLAAGLVDEVSLLVHPVMAGEQATRFWYGDRPAAAPLTLITAQSLPDGLVWLRYHP, encoded by the coding sequence ATGCCTTCAGGTACGCAACGTCCCTACGTGGTGGCGCACGTCGCTGTGTCCGTTGACGGGGCTACCACGGGATTCCAGCCGGACGTCACCCGGTTCTACCAGCTCGCCCAGACCTGGAAGGAAGACCTCACCCTGACGGGGGCCGACACCGTCCTCGCCCAGGAGCAGGCGCTGGCCGGCGCCGAGCATCCCGGCCCCGCCCCTGACGGGCCGCTGCTGGCCGTCGTGGACGGGCGCGGCCGGGTCAGCCAGTGGGAGGCGCTGCGCACGTCCGGACACTGGTGCGACGTCGTGGCCCTGCACTGCCGCGACACTCCCCCGCGCCCGCCCGCCCGTCCGGTGCGCGAGGTCGTCACCGGCGCCGGCCGGGTCGACCTCGCCGACGCGCTGCACCTGCTCGTGCGTGACGACGGGGTCGGCGTCGTGCGGGTGGACAGCGGCGGCCGGCTCATCGGCGCGCTGCTGGCGGCCGGGCTGGTGGACGAGGTCAGCCTGCTCGTCCACCCGGTCATGGCGGGCGAGCAGGCCACCCGGTTCTGGTACGGCGACCGCCCCGCCGCCGCGCCCCTGACCCTGATCACGGCGCAGAGCCTGCCCGACGGCCTGGTCTGGCTGCGCTATCACCCCTGA
- a CDS encoding NAD-dependent epimerase/dehydratase family protein, which produces MRVVVTGAHGKVGRAAVNALVAAGHEVTATDLTRPVWERREPGEPRYVQADLTDAGQAFAVVREAEAVVHAAAIPDPTANAPQVVFQNNLMATFNMIEAAVRFGVSRFVNISSETVPGFFFPERPFLPDYVPVDEEHPIRPQDPYALAKHFGEQLMDAAVRRSDIRCVSLRPSWVQHEGNYERNLGPQVRHSSEAGAGLWSYIDVYDLADAIVLATESDLPGHEVFYIASPDNAGGHDFAAELRRHFGDRIELRPLARPDASGISCAKAHRLLGWTPKRSWRDYLDENGRTRPAQG; this is translated from the coding sequence ATGCGTGTCGTCGTCACCGGAGCTCACGGCAAGGTCGGCAGGGCGGCCGTCAACGCCCTGGTCGCGGCGGGTCACGAGGTGACCGCCACCGACCTGACGAGGCCGGTCTGGGAGCGGCGCGAGCCGGGCGAGCCGCGTTACGTGCAGGCGGACCTGACGGACGCCGGGCAGGCGTTCGCCGTGGTGCGGGAGGCGGAGGCGGTGGTGCACGCGGCGGCCATCCCCGACCCCACGGCCAACGCGCCGCAGGTGGTGTTCCAGAACAACCTGATGGCGACGTTCAACATGATCGAGGCGGCGGTGCGGTTCGGCGTCTCGCGGTTCGTGAACATCTCCAGCGAGACCGTCCCCGGGTTCTTCTTCCCCGAGCGGCCGTTCCTGCCCGACTACGTGCCGGTGGACGAGGAGCACCCGATCCGGCCGCAGGACCCGTACGCGCTGGCCAAGCACTTCGGCGAGCAGCTCATGGACGCGGCGGTGCGCCGCTCGGACATCCGGTGCGTCTCGCTGCGCCCGAGCTGGGTGCAGCACGAGGGCAACTACGAGCGCAACCTCGGCCCGCAGGTGCGCCACAGCTCCGAGGCGGGCGCGGGGCTGTGGAGCTACATCGACGTGTACGACCTCGCGGACGCGATCGTGCTGGCCACCGAGTCGGACCTGCCCGGGCACGAGGTGTTCTACATCGCCTCGCCGGACAACGCGGGCGGGCACGACTTCGCCGCCGAGCTGCGCAGGCACTTCGGCGACCGGATCGAGCTGCGGCCGCTGGCCCGTCCCGACGCCTCGGGCATCTCCTGCGCCAAGGCGCACCGCCTGCTGGGCTGGACGCCGAAGCGGTCATGGCGCGACTACCTCGACGAGAACGGCCGCACCCGCCCCGCTCAGGGGTGA